The Syntrophobotulus glycolicus DSM 8271 DNA window CCAGGATTCTGGTTTTCATCATAACCTCCGGTAGGGATTCCGATCTGAGCAGCAGAAATTTTCAACTTCATTATAAACTGAAATGAACCTGTCAACAACACAGGTTCATTTCTTCAAGCATCCTCTCGGAACGTGTTTAACCAATTCTCCTCCCAGTCAGGTTATTCAACTGTAATCTCATTATAATCCTCATCTTCTTTTTTCTTTTCAGGCCTGTTTTCCTCTTTATGCCCGGTTTTTTCATTTCCTTGCACGTCTTGATTCTGGTCAGGGGCTTTTTTTTCCGGTTTTTCATAGATTTTTTCAGTTGCTGTCCGAACCTTGCTGCCCAGCTCATCCACCATGGCGCTCAAATTCACGTCCTGTCCCTCTTCTTTTCTGATCCTGATCTTATACCCCATCAGGTAAACAGCGACAAGAACAACCGGCCAGGCCCAAAAGGCGGGAATGGTAACGAAGACAGCAAGGATCAGGATATTGACAGGAATATTCAATATTGTCGTATTCTCTTTTTCAATCATGAATCTTGTCAGAAACCCTTTGCGGATAAGTTCTTTTACTCTCGCTTTCCCCTGTTTCCTTTCCTGATGCTTATGCTTGTCCCTGTGCCCGTATTTCTTTTCGAACTCTACAATGGCTTCAAGCAGATCACCGTTATTTTTCCCCAGAAGCTCTTTGGCTTCCTGATAACTGCAATTGGTTCTTTTCCTCATCTCATCAATTTGTTCCATACTGATATTCATCCTATCCACTCCAATTCATTAATATGGGTTTATTCTAAATAATCCCGATTAATCAGTACTTATAAGAAGATTAAAATTTGATGAGAAAATCATTAAGCAGACGAAAGAAAGTTTCCGTCTGCTTAATGATTTAGCGCCATTGAAGATGTTTCTTACATTCCTCTAGGTATAAATGTGTTGCAGTTGGTGTCTCTGGATGTTGAAGCATCTTTGTTCTGAACTTCAATGATTTCAGCGGTACAGTGATCTCCTGAAGAATAATATCTGCAGGTAGACACTTCACATTTGATTCCTGTATTGGGAGAATCCATTTTTTTCACCAATCTTGTACACCTCCTCTCATTTTTTTAGTATTTAACAGATAAGTGGAAAATATACTTTTTGACATTAATCAACAATAAATGATCACAAAAAAACCCTCATCCATTCCGGAATGAGAGCTTATTTCCTTAACGCCCGGCTTACTTCCCGGTATCCGCCAAAAGAGCCTTGACATAATTGGGCAGGGCAAAACATCCTTTATGAAGCTCAGTATTATAATAATTTGTTTGCAAGCCCAGATTGTTCCAGGCTTCCTCATCAAGCTTGCCCACAGGGTCATATTTTTTGGAGGCAAAACCAAAGAGCCAATGTCCGGAAGGATAGGTGGGAATATGAACCTGATAGACCCGGCAAACAGGAAAGAACTCCCGAATGCACTGATGTGCTCTTTGCATGGACCGGGCATACTTGTCGTAATAGGGGCTTTCATGCTGATTGACCAGGATGCCCTCTTCCGTTAACGCCTTATCGCAATTCCCGTAAAACTCTTTTGTAAACAGACCCTCTCCCGGTCCAAAAGGATCTGTGGAGTCGACAATGATCAAATCATACAGGTTTTCCCTGGAACGGACAAATTTCAACCCATCTTCATAATAGATGCGTACCCGCGGGTCATCAAGCTTACAGGCTGTCTGGGGCAGATACTGCCGGCAAACATCGACAACCATTTTGTCGATTTCCACCATATCAATGGATTCAATACCTGGGTAACGGGTCAGCTCCCGTACTGTTCCGCCGTCACCGGCGCCGATAACCAAAGCTTTTTTGATCCTGGGATTTGTTGCCATAGGCACATGAACGATCATTTCATGATAAATAAACTCATCCTTTTCCGTCACCATAATCAGCCCGTCCAGAGTTAAAAATGTCCCGAACTCTTTAGATTTGAAAACATCAATCCTCTGAAACTCGCTCTTTGCCGTATATAAATGCTGATTGACCTTAACCGAAAACCGGACGCTTTTTGTATGCTGTTCCGAATACCACAGTTCCATTGTTTATTCCTCCACTACTCTGATCTTCTCAATGGCCATATCGGCAGTGCCTGTCAGGGAACTGCCTTTGGTTTTGGCATAGGAAATATATTCAATGATCTCCCTGGTGATCCGTTCCCCCGGTGCCAGAATCGGAATACCCGGCGGATAAGCCATCACAAACTCGGCGCTGATAAAACCGGCGCTGTCTTCTATCTTTAGCGGGTATTGTTCAGCATAAAAAGCCTGTTGAGGGGTAATGACGATTTCCGGATTAATATATTCATGATCAAGCATGCCCGCCTGATCACGCAGATAAAGTCTCTTAATTTCCGCCAGGGCGGCAACCAGCCGTTCTAATGCCAATGCCCGATCGCCCACGGAAATAATCGCCAGAATATTGCCGATATCGCCAAATTCGATCTGAATTCCATAATCGTCCCGGAGAATGTCATAAACCTCAATACCTGCCAATCCGATATTCCTGGTATGAACAGAAAGTTTGGTGTGATCGAAGGCAAACACCGAATCGCCATTGACCATTTCACCGGCAAAGGCATAATATCCTCCTATTTTATTGATTTCTTCCCGGGCATAGTTCGCTAGAGCGGAAACTTGAGCAAAGATATTTTTTCCGTCCAGAGCAAGATTACGCCTGGAAATATCCAGTGAAGACAAGAGAAGATATGACCCGCTGGTCGTTTGGGTAAGATTAATAATTTGCCGGACATGTCCGGGATTGGGCCGGGAACCAATAAGCAGAAAGGAGCTCTGGGTCAGAGATCCCCCTGTTTTATGCATGCTGACTGCCGCCATATCCGCTCCCGCCGCCATGGCGCTGACGGGCATTCCTTCCCCAAAATAGAAATGGGTCCCGTGAGCTTCATCAACCAGAACATCCATATTATGACGGTGGGCCAACTCGGTAATTGTCCGCAGATCGGTGCAGATCCCATAATAAGTAGGGTTATTGAGAAATACTGCTTTGGCTTCCGGATGATCAGCGATCGCCTGCCTGACCTCCGCCACAGACATCCCCAGAGGTATCCCCAGCTCCTTATTAATACCCGGGTTGACATAGACCGGGACGGCTCCGCTGACAATCAGGGCATTGATGGCACTGCGATGAACATTACGGGGAATGATGATTTTATCCCCCCGCTTGCAAACACTCATGATCATGGCCTGGACCGCCGAGGTTGTCCCATTGACCATAAAAAAAGCATGTTGGGCCGCAAAAGCATCTGCGGCCAATTCTTCGGCTTCTTTAATGACAGATACGGGATGAATCAAATTATCTAAAGGCTTCATTGAATTCACGTCTACCGAAAGGCAGCTCTCACCCAAAAATTCCTTGAGTTCAGGGTTTCCTCTGCCTTGCTTATGGCCGGGCACGTCAAATGGAACTACCCGCATGGATTTGTAGTGTAACAGTGCTTCATAGATTGGAGCCTTGCTTTGCCTGAGCGCCGGCATGAGAAACCATCGCCTTTCCTTGCCTCTGTTCAATCCTGCTATAAGTTTATGCCATTTTTTCCGTTAAATCTATTCCCGGATTGTGTTCTCTACCTAGGACAAGCGGTCCTTAAAGTCCGTGTACCCAAAGCTGCGGATGATTTCATCGGTTCCGCCCGCCGTCCGTAAAATAATGTCGGGCAGCCTCATTCCATTGAAGGTATTGTTTTTCACCATAGAATAAATAGCCATATCACAGAAGACCAGACGGTCCCCGGGGAATAACGGGCGGTCAAAAGAATAATCCCCGATGATATCTCCGGCCAGACAGGTAGGCCCGCCCAGACGGTAAGTATATTTCTTTTCCCCCGGCTGCCCCGCCCCAATGATTTCCGGACGGTAAGGCATTTCCAGCACATCAGGCATATGACAGGCTGCGGAAGTATCCAGGATAGCGATATTCATCCCATTATCCAGGATATCCAATACTGAGGACACCAAAAAGCCGCTGTCCAGAGCTACTGCCTCACCGGGCTCCAGGTAGACGGTCAGGTCATAGGTCTGACGCAGCCGGCTGATGGTCCGGACCAGAAGGTCAAGATCATAGTCCTCGCGGGTAATATGATGGCCGCCGCCCAGGTTCAGCCACTCCAAATCATATAAGTATTCCCCGAACCCAGCTTCAAAGGCTTTCAGGGTTTCTGCCAGCGCATCCGCGTTTTGCTGGCACAACGTATGCAGATGCAGTCCGGAAATACCGGCAAGCTTATCCGGTTGAAAATTGGCCTTTGTTACCCCAAGCCGCGAATGGGGCGCACAGGGATTATAGAGATCAGGACCATTTTGTGTAGAACATTCGGGATTTATCCGCAAACCGCATTTTTTTCCCGCGGCAAGCGTCCTCCTGCCGAATTTTTCCCACTGGGCAAAGCTGTTGAATACGATATGATCGGCAACAGCCAGAATTTCCTCGAATTCATCGTCCCGGTAAGCCGGGCTAAAAATATGCACTTCTTTGCCGAATTCTTCGCGGCCCAGCCGGGCCTCGTATAATCCGCTGGCTGTTGTTCCACAGAGATACCGGGCCAGCAGGGGATAAACACGGAACATGGAGAATGCTTTCTGCGCCAGCAAGATTCTTGCTCCGCTTCGTTCCTGTACGCTTTTTAAGATCTCCAGATTTTTGACAAGCAGCTTTTCTTCGATGACATAGCTGGGAGTCGGCACCAGCGCAAACTCTTGGTTCATTACGGTACCATCGCCGGCTGGAAATCTTCTTCCCAAGGCAGCCCCCATTTGTTGAGGGCCTCCATAAATGGATCAGGGTCAAACTCTTCCACATTGTAAACACCGGGTTTCGACCAGGTGCCGTTCATCACCAGCATTGCGCCGATCATGGCCGGAACCCCGGTAGTATAGCTGATTGCCTGGCTCCCCACCTCACGGTAGCACTCCTCATGGTCACAGATATTAAAGAGATAGTAGGTTTTTTCCCTGCCGTCTTTGATTCCCTTAAAAATACAGCCTATGTTGGTTTTACCCTTGGTACGAGGTCCAAGAGAGGCAGGATCAGGCAGAACGGCCTTCAAAAACTGCAGGGGGATAATCTCCATCCCCTGATAATTGATCGGCTCAATGCTGGTCATGCCTACATTTTCTAAACAATTCAGATGGGTCAAATAGTTTTGGCTGAAGGTCATAAAAAAACGGATGCGCTTGATGCCCTTGATATTGAGGGCCAGACTTTCCAGTTCCTCATGGTGCAGGAGATACATTTCCTTCAGGCCTACTCCCTTGAAATCATATTCACGTTTGATTTCCATCGGTTCAGTGGTTATCCAGCGTCCGGTTTCCCAATACATGCCTTTTGCCGTGACTTCCCGAATGTTGATTTCCGGATTGAAATTTGTGGCAAAAGGATAGCCATGATCTCCCCCGTTACAGTCAAGAATATCGATTTCATGAATCTCATCGAAATAGTGCTTCATGGCATATGCGCTGAAGACACCCGTTACTCCCGGGTCAAAGCCGGAACCCAGCAGGGCGGTAATCCCCGCTTCTTTGAACTTCTCCCGGTAATCCCATTGCCATTTATACTCAAAATGAGCGGTATCCTCCGGCTCATAGTTGGCGGTATCGACATAGCTGGTCTTGGTGGCCAGACAAGCGTCCATGATGTGCAGATCCTGATAAGGCAGGGCCAGATTCAGTACGACATCGGGCTTTTCTTTGCTGATTAGGGCAATAAGCTCATCGACCTTATCCGCATCCACCTGAGCGGTAGTGATTTTGGTTTTGCCGCCGCC harbors:
- a CDS encoding aminotransferase class I/II-fold pyridoxal phosphate-dependent enzyme, with protein sequence MPALRQSKAPIYEALLHYKSMRVVPFDVPGHKQGRGNPELKEFLGESCLSVDVNSMKPLDNLIHPVSVIKEAEELAADAFAAQHAFFMVNGTTSAVQAMIMSVCKRGDKIIIPRNVHRSAINALIVSGAVPVYVNPGINKELGIPLGMSVAEVRQAIADHPEAKAVFLNNPTYYGICTDLRTITELAHRHNMDVLVDEAHGTHFYFGEGMPVSAMAAGADMAAVSMHKTGGSLTQSSFLLIGSRPNPGHVRQIINLTQTTSGSYLLLSSLDISRRNLALDGKNIFAQVSALANYAREEINKIGGYYAFAGEMVNGDSVFAFDHTKLSVHTRNIGLAGIEVYDILRDDYGIQIEFGDIGNILAIISVGDRALALERLVAALAEIKRLYLRDQAGMLDHEYINPEIVITPQQAFYAEQYPLKIEDSAGFISAEFVMAYPPGIPILAPGERITREIIEYISYAKTKGSSLTGTADMAIEKIRVVEE
- the nspC gene encoding carboxynorspermidine decarboxylase, encoding MNQEFALVPTPSYVIEEKLLVKNLEILKSVQERSGARILLAQKAFSMFRVYPLLARYLCGTTASGLYEARLGREEFGKEVHIFSPAYRDDEFEEILAVADHIVFNSFAQWEKFGRRTLAAGKKCGLRINPECSTQNGPDLYNPCAPHSRLGVTKANFQPDKLAGISGLHLHTLCQQNADALAETLKAFEAGFGEYLYDLEWLNLGGGHHITREDYDLDLLVRTISRLRQTYDLTVYLEPGEAVALDSGFLVSSVLDILDNGMNIAILDTSAACHMPDVLEMPYRPEIIGAGQPGEKKYTYRLGGPTCLAGDIIGDYSFDRPLFPGDRLVFCDMAIYSMVKNNTFNGMRLPDIILRTAGGTDEIIRSFGYTDFKDRLS
- a CDS encoding saccharopine dehydrogenase family protein; its protein translation is MGKILVIGCGGVAGVAIHKICQNSEAFSELCIASRTKAKCDALAEKLGGGKTKITTAQVDADKVDELIALISKEKPDVVLNLALPYQDLHIMDACLATKTSYVDTANYEPEDTAHFEYKWQWDYREKFKEAGITALLGSGFDPGVTGVFSAYAMKHYFDEIHEIDILDCNGGDHGYPFATNFNPEINIREVTAKGMYWETGRWITTEPMEIKREYDFKGVGLKEMYLLHHEELESLALNIKGIKRIRFFMTFSQNYLTHLNCLENVGMTSIEPINYQGMEIIPLQFLKAVLPDPASLGPRTKGKTNIGCIFKGIKDGREKTYYLFNICDHEECYREVGSQAISYTTGVPAMIGAMLVMNGTWSKPGVYNVEEFDPDPFMEALNKWGLPWEEDFQPAMVP
- a CDS encoding DUF4342 domain-containing protein — protein: MNISMEQIDEMRKRTNCSYQEAKELLGKNNGDLLEAIVEFEKKYGHRDKHKHQERKQGKARVKELIRKGFLTRFMIEKENTTILNIPVNILILAVFVTIPAFWAWPVVLVAVYLMGYKIRIRKEEGQDVNLSAMVDELGSKVRTATEKIYEKPEKKAPDQNQDVQGNEKTGHKEENRPEKKKEDEDYNEITVE
- the speE gene encoding polyamine aminopropyltransferase; translation: MELWYSEQHTKSVRFSVKVNQHLYTAKSEFQRIDVFKSKEFGTFLTLDGLIMVTEKDEFIYHEMIVHVPMATNPRIKKALVIGAGDGGTVRELTRYPGIESIDMVEIDKMVVDVCRQYLPQTACKLDDPRVRIYYEDGLKFVRSRENLYDLIIVDSTDPFGPGEGLFTKEFYGNCDKALTEEGILVNQHESPYYDKYARSMQRAHQCIREFFPVCRVYQVHIPTYPSGHWLFGFASKKYDPVGKLDEEAWNNLGLQTNYYNTELHKGCFALPNYVKALLADTGK
- a CDS encoding DUF1540 domain-containing protein; translated protein: MDSPNTGIKCEVSTCRYYSSGDHCTAEIIEVQNKDASTSRDTNCNTFIPRGM